The Melioribacteraceae bacterium genome includes a region encoding these proteins:
- a CDS encoding NAD(P)H-dependent oxidoreductase subunit E translates to MAFKFTEENLARIDKARKKYPTALAAVMDSVYIAQEQNGYLSNEAMEEIASVLGIDKVNVLSVVTFYTMYHTKPMGKYHVQVCTNVSCMLRGAYEIWDLVRDKLGLENMQVSADGKYSLEEVECMGACGYAPMIAVNEDFYENLTKEKVEEILESLK, encoded by the coding sequence ATGGCTTTTAAATTTACTGAAGAAAATTTAGCGCGGATTGATAAAGCACGTAAGAAATATCCGACCGCACTCGCCGCAGTTATGGATTCGGTTTATATTGCACAGGAACAGAATGGTTATTTGAGCAACGAGGCAATGGAAGAGATCGCAAGTGTTCTTGGAATAGATAAAGTAAATGTCCTTAGCGTCGTGACTTTCTATACGATGTATCACACAAAGCCGATGGGTAAATATCATGTCCAGGTGTGCACGAATGTCTCATGTATGCTTAGAGGTGCTTATGAAATATGGGACCTGGTCAGGGATAAACTCGGACTCGAAAATATGCAGGTCTCTGCCGACGGGAAATACTCCCTGGAGGAGGTCGAATGTATGGGCGCTTGCGGTTATGCACCTATGATTGCAGTTAATGAAGATTTTTATGAAAACCTAACTAAAGAAAAAGTTGAAGAAATCCTGGAATCTTTAAAGTAA
- a CDS encoding TonB-dependent receptor has product MKRRNISLVIIMVAAAYIFCYYPVNARTIYKGNLSGIIIDAETNKPVPNAAVELLYNNKFTTSDANGNFTFVNIDEGSYTLKVTHVGYKETLATIKFSESSGSIFAVYILPKAIEISTVIVSDKSSVSKFQDLYELSNVLKGKELQKDLGLTLASTLKNETGIAMRSMGPAPARPVIRGLGGDRVMISEDGKKTVDLSATSPDHALTVEPFSIDRIEVIRGPKILTYTPVTIGGVVNVVRNEIPKQVHNAPFGTIGGYYESANNGYIGSLITEIPYKNFALRLEGSRRKTDDLMTPEGNLKNSGSSNTNLSLGGSYINDNIRIGTSFRRFELDYGIPGGFVGAHPGGVNISLYKNQFRFITEIIFENSLFNTLEFSYGGQLYRHKEFEKSGRVGSEFRIMDHSISINAMHGRLGFFDNGKIGLSGEMKDFEIGGFVFTSPTKSYNIALFGFETIAMNRFTFETGIRANYDLIKPEREKPISNIGNIRQREFFTYSASLSVLYELTKIVHIGANISKSSRVPTIEELFSEGPHLAAYSYETGNPDLIDESGLGAEIFIYHKFTDLYYNINLFYNDIADYIIPRNTGEINYATFLPIYATTGVDAILYGMELQFDWKFFERISLGFSASYSRGTIKEGRKPLPQIPPFKGQISIKYEFDQLAAGISGEFASDQKRIDLFEEPTAGYSIFNLFFQYSINNDHLVHSFSLNIDNIFNRIHRNHLSRVKVILPEAGINARIMYKLFFHL; this is encoded by the coding sequence ATGAAAAGAAGAAATATAAGCCTCGTTATAATAATGGTGGCGGCAGCGTATATTTTCTGTTATTATCCGGTAAATGCCAGAACCATTTACAAAGGAAATTTGAGCGGAATTATAATAGATGCCGAAACAAATAAACCGGTTCCTAATGCAGCTGTTGAATTGCTATACAATAACAAATTCACTACATCCGATGCCAATGGAAACTTTACCTTCGTAAATATAGATGAAGGCAGTTATACTCTCAAAGTAACTCACGTAGGTTATAAAGAAACTCTTGCCACAATTAAATTCAGTGAAAGTTCCGGTTCCATATTCGCAGTTTACATTCTGCCCAAGGCCATTGAGATTTCCACAGTAATTGTTTCCGATAAATCCTCGGTCTCAAAGTTTCAGGATCTTTATGAACTATCAAATGTTCTTAAAGGTAAGGAACTTCAAAAGGATCTAGGACTAACGTTAGCATCAACATTGAAAAATGAAACAGGAATCGCAATGCGTTCGATGGGTCCGGCACCTGCCCGGCCAGTAATCAGAGGACTTGGAGGCGATCGTGTAATGATAAGTGAAGACGGTAAAAAGACCGTCGATTTATCGGCAACTTCTCCGGATCATGCTTTAACGGTAGAGCCTTTTTCAATCGACAGGATCGAAGTAATCCGGGGTCCAAAAATTCTTACATATACACCTGTTACTATAGGCGGGGTGGTTAATGTTGTTCGGAATGAGATACCAAAGCAGGTTCACAATGCCCCTTTCGGAACAATTGGAGGATACTATGAATCGGCGAACAATGGATATATCGGTTCATTGATTACTGAGATACCTTATAAAAATTTTGCATTACGCCTTGAAGGAAGCAGAAGAAAAACAGATGACTTAATGACTCCGGAAGGAAATCTTAAAAACTCAGGATCATCAAACACAAATTTATCATTAGGCGGATCATACATAAACGACAATATCAGGATCGGTACTTCCTTCAGAAGGTTCGAACTTGATTACGGTATACCAGGGGGATTTGTAGGGGCTCATCCCGGAGGTGTAAATATTTCCTTATATAAAAACCAGTTCCGTTTTATAACTGAAATCATTTTCGAAAATTCATTGTTTAACACATTGGAATTTTCATACGGCGGACAGCTTTACAGGCATAAGGAATTTGAAAAGAGCGGCAGGGTCGGATCCGAGTTTAGAATTATGGATCATTCAATTTCTATCAACGCAATGCACGGCAGGTTAGGTTTTTTTGATAATGGTAAAATCGGTCTTTCAGGTGAAATGAAAGATTTTGAAATAGGCGGATTCGTCTTTACTTCCCCTACTAAATCTTACAATATTGCTCTATTCGGATTCGAAACTATTGCAATGAACCGTTTTACATTTGAGACGGGGATAAGAGCAAACTATGATCTAATTAAACCGGAAAGAGAAAAGCCGATTTCTAATATCGGTAATATCCGGCAGAGAGAATTTTTTACATACTCAGCCTCTCTATCTGTACTGTATGAATTGACTAAGATAGTTCACATCGGTGCAAATATCAGCAAATCCTCACGTGTCCCTACAATTGAAGAATTGTTTTCCGAAGGTCCGCATCTTGCCGCTTATTCTTATGAAACCGGGAATCCTGATCTAATAGATGAAAGCGGACTAGGCGCTGAAATTTTTATTTATCATAAATTTACCGATCTCTATTACAACATCAACCTTTTTTACAATGATATTGCTGATTACATAATTCCACGAAACACAGGTGAAATCAACTATGCTACCTTCCTTCCTATTTATGCAACAACCGGAGTGGATGCAATCCTGTACGGTATGGAACTTCAATTCGATTGGAAATTTTTTGAAAGAATATCATTAGGATTTTCGGCCAGTTATTCAAGGGGAACTATTAAGGAAGGCAGGAAACCACTTCCACAGATACCGCCGTTCAAGGGTCAGATAAGCATCAAATATGAATTCGATCAGTTGGCAGCCGGTATATCGGGTGAATTTGCCTCGGATCAAAAGAGGATTGACTTATTTGAAGAGCCGACTGCAGGATACAGCATATTTAATTTATTTTTTCAATACAGCATCAATAACGATCATCTTGTTCACTCATTTTCCTTAAATATAGATAATATATTCAACAGGATTCATAGGAATCATCTTTCACGGGTAAAAGTAATTCTGCCGGAAGCAGGGATTAACGCACGAATTATGTATAAATTATTTTTTCACCTATAG
- a CDS encoding tetratricopeptide repeat protein, which produces MKSEFIKKFKSLTPFLIITIFLLITYYNSFTTGFQLDDNHTILNNPTIGYLKKFSDPGRWLIPFYNRQLPYLTFSLNFLQGGYNVFYYHLTNFLLHLINSFLVYGLILLLFKSNAFNDKPILRFKEKIALFTSLIFALHPVQVQVVTYITQRMVSLAILFYILAIYFYLKARLLQITGPGNLVKYIYFLISFISFILGIFSKEIIYSLPLTLILIEIIFLRESDKSRSSKFIYTLSGIIVAGTALIFFTRGIPAQSEAPSIYNYFLTELQVLITYIRLLVVPINQHLFYHFPVSNSLFEPAVLASGISLIILLFAGIILLKRKPMISFGILMFFILLAIESSIIPLKYVIFEYRLYPVVIGFGLILSTLIFNLKIKNVIVPLTILSIITITFSILTINQNYYWKDGITLWQQNIDAAPLNPVPHNNLGTYYYSKKEYDKAIQQYTRAIKLDSNYSDAYNHRGIAFRDRNMFLTALSDFNKAIELSNKNPMYWNNKGYTYQGMGLIDSAIFYYRKAIHKSPDYHNALNNLSIAFQLKNQPDSALYYSNGAIKVNPYNSRYYNNRGNIFFMIGDYDNAHLNFIKALEIEPENAKALNNLATVLMKRNFYKEAIPILTEAIKIDTDYPDPLFNRGYCFMMISQYELAGRDFYECLRLNPNHQGAKECIKYISSKY; this is translated from the coding sequence ATGAAGAGCGAATTTATTAAAAAATTTAAATCCCTCACTCCATTCCTAATTATTACAATATTTCTTTTAATAACATATTATAATTCATTCACAACAGGATTTCAGCTTGATGATAACCACACAATCCTGAACAATCCGACTATTGGGTATCTAAAAAAATTTTCTGACCCCGGCAGATGGCTAATCCCCTTTTACAACAGACAGCTGCCTTACCTAACATTTTCTCTGAATTTTCTTCAAGGAGGTTATAACGTATTCTATTACCACTTAACGAATTTTTTACTTCATTTGATAAATTCATTCCTGGTATACGGTTTAATCTTACTACTTTTCAAATCGAATGCTTTCAATGACAAACCGATCCTTCGGTTTAAAGAAAAGATAGCACTTTTTACTTCACTGATATTTGCTCTTCATCCTGTTCAGGTACAGGTTGTAACATACATTACACAGAGGATGGTATCGCTTGCAATCCTGTTCTACATATTGGCAATATACTTTTATTTGAAAGCGAGGTTATTGCAGATTACCGGACCGGGCAACCTTGTTAAATACATTTATTTCTTAATCTCATTTATTTCATTCATACTGGGGATATTCAGTAAGGAAATAATCTACTCTCTTCCGCTCACTTTAATTCTTATCGAAATAATATTTTTACGTGAATCAGATAAAAGTAGAAGCAGCAAATTTATTTATACCTTATCCGGAATTATTGTTGCCGGAACTGCTCTGATATTTTTTACCCGGGGAATCCCCGCACAGTCTGAGGCTCCTTCAATCTATAACTATTTCCTTACGGAATTACAGGTACTCATCACTTACATAAGATTACTTGTTGTACCAATTAATCAGCATCTTTTCTATCACTTCCCGGTTTCAAATTCTTTATTTGAACCGGCTGTTTTAGCAAGCGGTATTTCTCTAATCATTCTATTATTTGCGGGAATTATCCTCTTAAAGAGAAAACCGATGATCAGTTTCGGAATTCTGATGTTTTTCATTCTTCTTGCAATTGAATCGAGCATAATTCCCCTAAAGTATGTGATATTTGAATACCGGCTTTATCCGGTAGTTATCGGTTTCGGATTAATTCTATCAACTTTAATCTTCAACTTAAAAATAAAAAATGTAATAGTTCCTCTCACAATTCTCAGTATAATTACAATTACTTTTTCGATACTGACGATCAATCAGAATTATTACTGGAAGGACGGTATTACGCTCTGGCAGCAGAATATTGATGCCGCTCCTTTAAATCCGGTTCCACATAATAATCTGGGGACATATTACTACTCAAAGAAAGAATACGACAAAGCGATACAGCAGTACACACGGGCAATTAAACTTGATTCAAATTATTCCGACGCATACAATCACAGGGGAATCGCCTTCCGGGACCGCAATATGTTTTTGACTGCGCTTTCAGATTTTAATAAGGCGATTGAGCTTAGCAATAAGAATCCGATGTACTGGAATAATAAAGGATACACATACCAGGGAATGGGATTAATAGACAGCGCGATTTTTTACTACAGGAAAGCAATTCATAAATCACCCGACTATCATAATGCTCTGAACAACCTTTCAATTGCTTTCCAACTAAAAAATCAACCGGATTCAGCACTCTATTATTCCAACGGGGCTATTAAAGTTAATCCTTACAATTCAAGGTATTATAATAACCGCGGAAATATCTTTTTCATGATTGGTGATTATGATAATGCACATCTGAATTTCATAAAAGCACTTGAAATAGAACCTGAGAATGCGAAAGCACTAAATAACCTGGCAACAGTTCTGATGAAAAGAAATTTTTACAAGGAAGCTATACCGATTTTAACGGAAGCAATTAAAATCGATACAGATTATCCTGATCCGCTATTTAACCGCGGTTACTGCTTCATGATGATCAGTCAATATGAACTTGCAGGAAGGGATTTTTATGAATGTCTAAGATTGAATCCTAATCATCAGGGTGCTAAAGAATGTATTAAATATATTTCATCGAAATATTGA
- a CDS encoding T9SS type A sorting domain-containing protein, producing the protein MRKNLPKLLLLFFFLPVFLLGNDMQVVKGVSPAKDTKYPISKSLPVTVEIKNAIGPALPAGSWYLGAVIKDKNGNTVYSGSMQGGAIGVGETKQYTFSSSFISTASQEYSVLYYLDFSQDINTSNNSITQTFSTYGKPWSAYLKTPTYGQTGIIPNPSPDLTFEQPALTGVRPVVTQTLVFFGTSSVEADPSISPPFSSSPEELNSFTYPWPLDPNKTYYWTIVYGNSLGNTTSSISNFITGATDYSAATLLSPGNNATNIPRNPLDFYWDDPDNALSVDFYIGTTPEAVTPNVGYPFSHSIATNTGVFTVPADLLQDNETYYWRIVEQFGNTYSMSQIRKFTTNDQWFPNPVGFQYPHDGDTDIPTNCQFRTEDIAIIGDDPFTLDVFVGPTIESVCPDQGHPVTQALNVYSVTYIPKVDLNPNSDYYARTAISPVTHDGSMLKTAAIHFPGKRIQFRTGAGPVSVFENKLIVPDEFRLSQNYPNPFNPSTKIKFGLPSSGAKGKYHVELIIYDILGKKVDQLLNEEMSPGTYEVEYHATHLSSGIYFYQLKAGDYSKSVKMILLK; encoded by the coding sequence ATGAGAAAAAACCTACCAAAATTATTGTTGCTGTTCTTTTTCTTACCCGTTTTTTTATTGGGTAACGATATGCAGGTGGTTAAAGGTGTAAGCCCCGCCAAGGACACTAAATACCCTATAAGCAAGAGTCTTCCCGTAACAGTTGAAATTAAAAACGCAATAGGACCCGCACTTCCAGCCGGTTCCTGGTATCTGGGTGCAGTTATCAAGGACAAAAACGGCAACACAGTCTATTCCGGTTCGATGCAGGGTGGTGCAATCGGAGTGGGCGAAACAAAGCAGTATACATTTTCCAGTTCATTTATATCAACGGCATCGCAGGAATATTCAGTTCTGTATTATCTCGATTTCTCACAGGATATTAATACTTCAAACAATTCTATAACTCAAACATTCAGTACTTATGGCAAACCCTGGTCAGCATATCTTAAAACACCAACATACGGTCAAACCGGTATAATACCCAACCCATCACCTGACTTGACATTCGAACAGCCGGCATTAACAGGGGTAAGACCGGTTGTTACTCAAACCCTGGTCTTTTTCGGGACATCAAGCGTTGAAGCGGATCCAAGTATATCACCTCCATTTTCATCTTCTCCGGAAGAACTAAATTCATTTACATATCCATGGCCTCTCGATCCGAATAAGACATACTACTGGACGATCGTATATGGTAATTCTCTCGGGAATACTACATCGAGTATTTCTAATTTCATAACCGGAGCAACAGATTACTCTGCAGCGACTCTATTATCTCCGGGTAATAATGCAACCAACATTCCAAGAAATCCATTGGATTTTTATTGGGACGATCCAGACAACGCATTATCTGTTGACTTTTACATCGGAACAACTCCGGAAGCAGTTACACCGAACGTTGGATACCCATTTAGCCACTCAATAGCAACAAATACAGGGGTATTTACAGTGCCTGCCGATTTATTACAGGATAATGAAACATATTATTGGAGGATAGTAGAACAGTTCGGAAATACTTATAGTATGAGCCAGATCAGAAAGTTTACTACTAATGACCAATGGTTTCCGAACCCGGTTGGATTTCAGTATCCTCATGATGGAGATACTGATATACCAACAAATTGCCAATTCCGGACAGAGGATATTGCTATAATAGGCGACGACCCTTTTACACTCGATGTATTTGTTGGACCAACAATTGAATCCGTCTGTCCCGATCAGGGTCATCCCGTAACGCAGGCCTTGAACGTATACAGTGTAACTTACATACCAAAAGTCGATTTAAATCCGAATTCAGATTACTATGCAAGGACAGCAATTTCGCCAGTAACTCATGATGGTTCAATGTTAAAAACCGCCGCAATTCATTTCCCGGGTAAGAGAATACAATTCAGAACCGGAGCCGGACCTGTATCTGTATTCGAAAATAAATTAATTGTACCGGATGAATTCAGGCTATCTCAGAATTACCCGAATCCGTTCAATCCATCTACAAAGATAAAATTCGGACTTCCTTCCTCCGGAGCCAAAGGTAAATATCATGTTGAATTAATTATTTACGATATTCTGGGCAAGAAGGTCGATCAGTTGCTTAACGAGGAAATGAGCCCGGGAACATATGAAGTAGAATACCATGCTACACACTTAAGCAGCGGAATCTATTTTTATCAATTAAAAGCGGGCGATTATTCAAAATCGGTAAAAATGATTCTACTCAAATAA
- a CDS encoding TonB-dependent receptor, producing MHRLIPQLLLLVLLNSTLLVAQVETTGNLRGLVTDSTSGEALAYGNVFIKELNIGASTDSRGYFMIGSVPANRNLTLVISYLGYKTKQIPIKITPNKVTHYDVSLIPTGVELQTIEKIGEKVYEKNDTDISLQRIVVRDLEALPKGVETDIFRSIQYLPGVQSTGDVSARFYVRGGASNQNLVLVDGITIYNPFHALGLFSVVDPDMINNLEFYKGGFSADFGGRLSSVMSINTKDGNKNKLGAKATLSFLTGKALLEGPIPNGSFIITGRKSYSNQILKKFLNEKNVPVDFFDLSFKANYSNPDFIQGGKFIINGFISGDNILNSDPRVEDFSWSNNLFGFKWFQVGDSPLFYELGFSYSGFHGKVLPKSSNVRNRDNQVEDVSVQMDFTYMFDNKDEIGVGFLIKELNTKLFLENAQGLPINLGKSGTNIIFYTKYKFLQWESLGLDAGLRYNLANLSGNPNTIFMEPRVNFTLRLNSLISIKGAWGIYKQELTTITNENEVISIFEPWIIIPDYMIPSKSTHLIGGLKFDFSENFAIDIEGYLKKTIDVPILNQEKTFPSQPDFVSTDAESYGLEFFSRLSSGIFKFTTSYSYAHSYRKLNNLLYYPKYDVRHSLNLTMEIDFGNGWLFNTAWIYNSGLPFTKIVGYYDKYYFEDFFAGWFENDARRPYSILGIQNLGRLPHYHRLDINLSKKFFIYDYNVDVDFSIINLYDRKNIFYFKRDTGERVNMLPVLPTLTIKFSL from the coding sequence ATGCACCGACTAATACCCCAATTACTCCTGTTAGTATTATTAAATTCAACTCTATTGGTTGCGCAGGTTGAAACAACAGGGAATTTGAGGGGACTGGTCACCGATTCCACTTCCGGCGAAGCACTTGCCTATGGAAATGTTTTTATAAAAGAATTGAACATCGGGGCATCAACAGATTCACGCGGATACTTTATGATCGGCTCCGTTCCCGCTAACCGGAATTTAACACTAGTTATTTCCTACCTCGGTTATAAAACAAAACAGATTCCTATCAAAATTACTCCTAATAAAGTAACTCATTATGACGTTAGCCTAATTCCGACAGGTGTTGAACTACAGACAATTGAAAAAATCGGGGAAAAGGTATACGAGAAAAATGATACGGATATAAGTCTTCAGAGAATAGTTGTTAGAGACCTAGAAGCACTTCCCAAAGGAGTTGAAACCGATATCTTTCGTTCAATTCAGTACCTTCCCGGTGTTCAATCCACCGGTGACGTCTCCGCCCGGTTTTATGTTCGAGGCGGTGCAAGTAATCAGAACCTTGTTCTCGTAGACGGCATTACAATATATAATCCTTTTCATGCGTTGGGACTCTTTAGTGTGGTTGATCCTGACATGATAAATAACCTCGAATTCTATAAAGGGGGATTTTCGGCGGATTTTGGCGGAAGACTCTCTTCGGTTATGAGTATCAATACAAAGGATGGAAATAAAAATAAGCTTGGTGCAAAAGCAACATTAAGTTTTCTAACGGGTAAAGCTCTACTCGAAGGCCCTATTCCGAATGGGTCATTCATCATAACTGGTAGAAAAAGCTATTCCAATCAGATTCTAAAAAAGTTTTTGAATGAAAAAAATGTTCCGGTCGATTTCTTCGACCTCTCTTTTAAAGCAAATTATTCAAATCCCGATTTTATTCAGGGAGGTAAATTCATAATCAACGGATTTATTAGCGGGGATAATATTCTGAATAGTGACCCCCGGGTAGAAGATTTTTCCTGGTCAAACAACCTGTTCGGTTTTAAGTGGTTCCAGGTCGGGGATAGCCCTCTCTTTTACGAATTGGGATTCTCATACAGCGGATTCCACGGTAAGGTTTTGCCCAAATCGAGCAATGTTAGAAACAGGGATAATCAGGTTGAAGATGTAAGTGTTCAAATGGACTTTACATATATGTTCGATAATAAGGATGAAATCGGTGTCGGATTCCTGATTAAAGAGTTGAATACAAAACTCTTCCTCGAAAATGCTCAGGGACTTCCTATCAATCTCGGAAAATCCGGTACTAATATTATTTTTTACACCAAGTATAAATTCCTTCAGTGGGAATCATTGGGTCTTGATGCGGGGCTTCGTTATAATCTGGCTAACCTCTCCGGAAATCCGAATACAATTTTTATGGAACCGAGAGTTAATTTTACACTCAGACTTAACTCACTAATATCGATAAAAGGTGCCTGGGGAATCTACAAACAGGAGCTGACTACCATAACAAATGAGAATGAAGTAATCTCAATTTTTGAACCGTGGATTATTATTCCTGATTATATGATCCCTTCAAAATCGACTCACCTTATCGGCGGACTTAAGTTCGATTTCTCCGAAAACTTTGCGATCGACATTGAAGGTTACCTTAAAAAGACAATTGACGTACCGATCCTCAATCAAGAAAAGACTTTTCCCTCGCAGCCCGATTTTGTCTCAACGGATGCCGAATCCTACGGCCTGGAATTTTTCTCGAGACTATCTTCCGGAATTTTTAAATTCACTACTTCATATTCTTATGCCCATTCATACCGCAAACTCAATAATCTTCTCTATTACCCGAAATATGATGTTAGGCACAGTCTCAACCTTACAATGGAAATCGATTTCGGAAATGGTTGGCTCTTTAATACAGCATGGATTTACAACTCGGGCCTGCCTTTTACAAAGATTGTAGGTTATTACGATAAGTATTATTTCGAGGACTTTTTTGCCGGATGGTTTGAGAATGATGCGAGAAGACCTTATTCAATCCTCGGTATTCAAAATCTCGGAAGACTTCCTCATTACCATCGCCTGGATATAAATCTGTCCAAAAAATTCTTCATTTATGATTATAATGTTGA
- the nuoF gene encoding NADH-quinone oxidoreductase subunit NuoF, translating to MERIVLPEIKDFNRIEVYLANGGFDSARKAFDQSPDDIIDQVKKSGLRGRGGAAFSAGLKWSFMPKTSDKPKYLCINGDESEPGSFKDRQIFEFNPFQLIEGAIITCYAIGAGVAYLYIRGEYHKWIKLMQNAIDTAYERGYLGEKMKSVFNTDFSCDLFIHKGAGAYICGEESSLMNSIEGYRGYPRVKPPFPAQSGLWGCPTTINNVETITNVPPVISKGWEWFSKIGAPKHPGTLLYGISGHVNKPGVYEYPTGMLLTELIYDVAGGVPGGKKIKCVIPGGSSMPPLQGDQLEGVRMDAESLKEAGSAVGTAGIMVMDEDTNLLNVLLRIAHFYHHESCGQCTPCREGTGWMEKTLHRIKDGFGTSKDLDLLVSVANNIEGNTICALGDAAAWPVKFMITRFRDEFEKYVNMEFSIPVPNKVHSMRNSSIPLADIDK from the coding sequence ATGGAAAGAATCGTACTGCCCGAAATAAAAGATTTTAATCGGATCGAAGTTTATCTTGCGAACGGAGGATTCGATTCCGCAAGAAAAGCTTTTGATCAGTCGCCCGACGATATTATCGATCAGGTTAAGAAATCAGGCTTGCGCGGAAGGGGAGGAGCTGCTTTTTCTGCAGGATTGAAATGGAGCTTCATGCCTAAGACCTCCGATAAACCGAAATACCTCTGTATCAACGGCGATGAGAGCGAACCGGGTTCGTTTAAAGACAGACAGATCTTTGAGTTCAATCCGTTCCAGCTTATAGAAGGCGCAATTATTACATGTTATGCTATTGGTGCAGGTGTGGCATATTTGTATATCCGAGGAGAGTACCATAAATGGATTAAGCTAATGCAGAATGCTATTGATACTGCATATGAACGCGGATACCTCGGCGAAAAGATGAAATCGGTTTTTAATACGGATTTTTCTTGCGATCTGTTCATTCATAAAGGTGCCGGCGCCTATATCTGCGGTGAGGAATCTTCTCTTATGAATTCGATCGAAGGTTATCGCGGATATCCGAGAGTTAAACCTCCATTTCCCGCACAGAGTGGACTTTGGGGCTGTCCTACAACAATTAACAACGTAGAAACGATAACAAATGTACCTCCGGTAATTTCAAAGGGATGGGAGTGGTTTTCTAAAATCGGCGCCCCAAAACATCCTGGCACATTGCTATATGGAATAAGCGGACACGTAAACAAACCCGGCGTTTATGAATATCCGACAGGTATGCTTCTGACAGAACTGATATATGATGTTGCAGGCGGAGTTCCCGGTGGGAAAAAAATCAAATGTGTAATTCCGGGCGGATCATCTATGCCCCCGTTACAAGGCGATCAGCTCGAAGGTGTTCGGATGGATGCCGAATCTCTGAAAGAAGCCGGTTCGGCGGTTGGTACTGCAGGAATTATGGTTATGGATGAGGATACAAACCTTCTTAATGTCCTTCTAAGAATCGCGCATTTCTATCATCATGAAAGTTGCGGCCAGTGTACTCCCTGCCGTGAAGGGACAGGATGGATGGAAAAAACTCTTCACAGGATAAAGGACGGATTTGGTACTTCTAAAGATCTTGATCTTCTTGTAAGTGTTGCAAATAATATTGAAGGGAACACAATCTGTGCCCTTGGAGATGCTGCTGCCTGGCCGGTTAAATTTATGATTACAAGATTCAGAGATGAATTTGAAAAGTATGTTAATATGGAATTCTCAATTCCCGTTCCCAATAAAGTCCACTCGATGAGGAATTCTTCAATACCGCTTGCCGATATTGATAAATGA